In a single window of the Paramisgurnus dabryanus chromosome 23, PD_genome_1.1, whole genome shotgun sequence genome:
- the LOC135781481 gene encoding UDP-glucuronosyltransferase 2C1 has protein sequence MKMHHSVCVSLLTLLSALLGADGGKVLVCPLDGSHWVNMKVLIEELYSRGHNITVLRPSNSWYIKTESPFYNSLTIPNTGGFDEEFLNSLIGQLLKIQREGNSFWNQIQLEYEITIQFKSVYEEMVHMMERMFEDEDMMTLIRDAKFDVVLSDPAAGGGSILAHKFNIPLVFNVRWTIFGEGHFVIAPSPLSYVPIPGAKLTDKMTFLQRVKNVLSYIFTLIQSAIVSKPCYNSFCSKHFGPDVDIISLLQNADIWLMRNDFTFEFPRPTMPNVIYMGGFQCKPAKPLPADLEEFVQSSGEHGVIIMSLGTLIAHLPQDVTNEIAVAFSQLPQKVIWRYTGPRPETLGNNTLLVDWLPQNDLLGHPKTKVFVAHGGTNGIQEAIYHGVPILGLPLVFDQPDNLFRMEAKGTAKIVDISTVDRTVFLEGLKEVLYNSSYRENMQRLSRLHRDQPMKPLDRAVFWIEFVMRNGGAPHLRTQSFRMSWIAYHSIDVILTLMVVVFIFVFFAIYALRFILRALFRKKVKHE, from the coding sequence ATGAAGATGCATCATTCAGTCTGTGTCAGTTTGCTGACACTGTTAAGCGCATTGCTTGGGGCAGATGGTGGTAAAGTGTTGGTGTGTCCACTAGACGGAAGTCACTGGGTGAACATGAAGGTCCTTATTGAGGAACTGTATAGCAGAGGACACAATATAACAGTGTTGAGACCTTCTAACAGCTGGTATATCAAGACAGAGTCACCTTTTTACAATTCTCTCACCATTCCAAACACAGGAGGGTTCGACGAGGAGTTTTTAAATTCATTGATCGGCCAGCTCTTGAAAATCCAAAGAGAAGGAAATTCCTTTTGGAACCAAATTCAACTGGAGTATGAAATTACCATTCAATTTAAAAGCGTGTATGAAGAAATGGTTCATATGATGGAGAGAATGTTTGAAGATGAAGACATGATGACATTGATCCGAGATGCAAAATTTGATGTGGTTTTGTCAGACCCGGCTGCTGGTGGTGGCTCAATACTAGCTCACAAATTTAACATTCCTCTGGTTTTTAACGTTCGGTGGACGATTTTCGGAGAGGGGCATTTTGTAATTGCTCCTTCTCCTTTATCTTACGTTCCTATCCCAGGAGCGAAGTTAACCGATAAGATGACATTTCTCCAACGGGTGAAGAATGTTTTGAGTTACATTTTTACCCTGATTCAGTCTGCAATAGTGTCCAAACCCTGCTACAATTCCTTCTGTAGCAAACATTTTGGTCCCGATGTTGATATCATCTCCCTACTACAGAATGCAGATATCTGGCTTATGAGAAATGACTTTACTTTTGAGTTTCCAAGACCAACAATGCCAAATGTGATCTATATGGGCGGCTTCCAATGCAAACCTGCAAAGCCGCTTCCAGCTGATCTTGAGGAATTTGTGCAGAGCTCTGGGGAGCATGGAGTCATCATCATGTCTTTGGGAACCCTTATTGCTCATCTTCCACAGGATGTCACCAATGAGATAGCGGTGGCTTTTTCTCAACTTCCTCAAAAAGTTATTTGGAGATACACAGGGCCGCGACCTGAAACTCTTGGAAACAACACATTACTTGTGGATTGGCTCCCTCAAAATGACCTGCTTGGACATCCCAAGACTAAAGTATTTGTGGCACATGGTGGCACCAATGGAATTCAGGAAGCCATTTACCATGGGGTGCCTATTTTGGGTCTCCCTTTAGTTTTTGATCAACCTGACAATCTGTTCAGAATGGAAGCAAAGGGTACAGCAAAAATTGTAGATATTTCAACTGTTGACAGAACAGTATTTCTAGAAGGATTAAAGGAGGTCTTGTATAATTCATCTTACAGAGAGAACATGCAAAGACTGTCCAGACTTCACCGTGATCAGCCAATGAAACCTCTTGATCGTGCCGTCTTCTGGATTGAGTTTGTCATGAGGAACGGTGGAGCTCCTCATTTACGAACACAATCTTTCAGAATGTCCTGGATCGCTTACCACTCCATAGATGTTATTTTGACTTTAATGGTGGTGGttttcatttttgtattttttgcaaTATATGCATTAAGATTTATTTTGCGAGCTTTATTCAGAAAGAAAGTAAAACATGAGTGA